In Chryseobacterium gleum, a single genomic region encodes these proteins:
- a CDS encoding c-type cytochrome — protein sequence MKNLFFTAILLSLTITSCSEKKEQVAEQQPTTESNTMMEEPKPAASADTASTTAAAKPEDEGKALVEGADCLSCHKVDSKLVGPAYQDVAAKYTEADIDHLAQKVIDGGKGVWGDIPMTPHAGLSKENAQKMVKYILSLKK from the coding sequence ATGAAAAACTTATTTTTTACAGCAATTTTGCTCTCTCTTACCATCACTTCTTGCTCAGAAAAAAAAGAACAAGTAGCAGAACAGCAGCCCACAACAGAATCCAATACAATGATGGAGGAACCAAAACCTGCAGCATCTGCTGATACTGCTTCAACAACAGCCGCAGCAAAGCCCGAAGACGAAGGCAAAGCTCTTGTAGAAGGCGCAGACTGCCTGTCTTGTCACAAGGTAGATTCTAAATTGGTGGGACCGGCTTATCAGGACGTAGCAGCAAAATATACCGAAGCCGATATCGACCATCTTGCACAAAAAGTGATTGATGGCGGAAAAGGTGTTTGGGGCGATATCCCGATGACACCGCACGCCGGACTCAGCAAAGAGAACGCTCAGAAAATGGTAAAATATATCCTTTCACTTAAAAAATAG
- a CDS encoding formylglycine-generating enzyme family protein: protein MRVFIIICAVILNLGLASCSQTPKSHQSTSIADHQLEFISSSKKMMKIDSGSYRAFIGKDSNNIIKVKSFYIDNSPVTNAEYLTFLKANPQWTRSKVLRLYADSTYLKHWKGDYQLPEKINPDAPVTNVSWFAAEAYAKSVGKRLPTIEEWEYVGLADRSSKNASDKPHFTDFILREYQQRKSNMNKVVRQGEPNFYGVYDMYGMVWEWTYDFNSVMMSGESRKDNTTNESLFCAGGAITASDLRNYAAFVRYALRGSIKANNCLNNLGFRCARDFKN from the coding sequence ATGAGAGTTTTTATCATCATTTGTGCAGTCATCCTGAATTTGGGTTTAGCTTCCTGTTCACAAACTCCCAAAAGTCATCAGAGTACGTCTATAGCAGATCATCAGTTAGAATTCATTTCCAGTTCAAAAAAAATGATGAAAATAGACAGCGGATCGTACAGAGCTTTTATCGGAAAAGATTCTAACAATATTATTAAAGTAAAATCTTTTTATATTGATAACAGCCCGGTGACCAATGCAGAATATCTCACATTTCTGAAAGCTAATCCTCAATGGACCAGAAGCAAAGTGCTTCGGTTATACGCAGACAGCACTTACCTCAAACATTGGAAAGGCGATTATCAGCTTCCGGAAAAAATAAATCCCGACGCTCCCGTAACCAATGTTTCCTGGTTTGCCGCAGAAGCGTATGCCAAAAGTGTGGGCAAAAGGCTTCCAACAATAGAAGAATGGGAATATGTAGGACTTGCAGACCGCAGTTCTAAAAATGCTTCTGATAAACCTCATTTTACAGATTTTATACTTAGAGAATACCAACAGCGGAAAAGCAATATGAATAAAGTTGTAAGACAAGGTGAACCCAATTTTTACGGCGTTTACGATATGTACGGAATGGTTTGGGAATGGACGTACGATTTCAACTCGGTGATGATGAGCGGAGAATCCAGAAAAGACAATACCACCAACGAGTCTTTGTTTTGTGCCGGTGGCGCCATTACCGCTTCGGATCTTAGAAATTATGCTGCCTTTGTGCGTTATGCACTTCGCGGAAGTATCAAAGCTAACAACTGTCTCAACAATCTCGGTTTCCGATGTGCAAGAGATTTTAAAAATTAA
- the ric gene encoding iron-sulfur cluster repair di-iron protein: protein MNIKTDFIGEIVAEDFRTAAIFKKNGIDFCCKGGRTIEVACENKMLDANSIYAEIENLPQDNGGSIDFKSWPLDLLADYVEKIHHRYVYEKTPILQAFLDKLCKVHGGRHPELFEIKELFDASAQDLGAHLKKEELMLFPFIKNMVKAKIDGSAIPQPPFGTVENPVNMMKHEHTVEGERLRQIAELTNEYTPPADACNTYKVTFAMLQDFENDLHQHIHLENNILFPKSIELEKEFSVEH, encoded by the coding sequence ATGAATATCAAGACAGATTTTATAGGAGAGATTGTAGCTGAAGATTTCAGAACGGCAGCTATTTTCAAAAAAAATGGTATCGATTTTTGCTGCAAAGGCGGAAGAACCATAGAGGTTGCCTGCGAAAACAAAATGCTGGATGCCAATTCAATTTATGCAGAGATTGAAAATCTTCCTCAGGATAATGGTGGCTCCATCGATTTTAAAAGCTGGCCACTGGACTTGCTGGCAGATTATGTAGAGAAAATCCATCACCGCTACGTGTATGAAAAAACGCCTATTTTACAGGCTTTCTTAGACAAACTTTGTAAAGTGCACGGCGGTCGTCATCCGGAATTATTCGAAATTAAAGAATTGTTTGATGCTTCTGCACAGGATCTGGGCGCACATCTGAAAAAAGAGGAACTGATGCTTTTCCCATTCATCAAAAATATGGTGAAAGCCAAGATTGATGGCAGTGCTATTCCGCAGCCGCCTTTCGGAACAGTAGAAAATCCGGTAAATATGATGAAGCACGAACATACCGTGGAAGGGGAACGCCTACGACAAATTGCAGAACTCACAAACGAATATACGCCGCCAGCCGATGCCTGCAACACCTACAAAGTGACATTTGCAATGCTTCAGGATTTCGAGAACGATTTACACCAACATATCCATCTGGAAAATAATATCCTTTTCCCAAAATCTATCGAGTTGGAGAAAGAGTTTTCAGTGGAACATTAA
- a CDS encoding SCO family protein: MKNLLYILLAMASLSCSKKNEEISPDSIYNVSSKWEKQDGKTITFSDMKGKVLVTAMIFTSCKTACPRLTAEMRTISQKVGKTNPEDIQYVLISIDPKNDTPQVMKAYLDTNKFDEKQWTFIRSNEDDTRELANVMAVKYKEISPIEFSHSNIISVYSKKGTLAYQKEGLDSGDDDLVKEIKKQIEL, from the coding sequence ATGAAAAACTTACTTTATATTTTGTTGGCAATGGCAAGTTTGTCCTGCAGCAAAAAAAACGAAGAAATAAGTCCGGATTCCATTTATAATGTCAGTTCCAAATGGGAGAAACAGGACGGTAAAACCATTACGTTTTCTGATATGAAAGGGAAAGTTCTGGTTACTGCAATGATTTTTACATCGTGTAAAACCGCTTGCCCGAGACTCACTGCCGAGATGAGAACCATCTCCCAAAAAGTAGGAAAAACCAATCCGGAAGACATCCAGTATGTTTTGATTTCCATTGATCCGAAAAACGATACACCGCAGGTAATGAAAGCTTATCTGGATACCAATAAATTCGATGAAAAACAATGGACATTTATCCGCAGCAATGAAGATGATACGCGGGAACTCGCCAACGTAATGGCTGTTAAATACAAAGAAATCTCCCCGATAGAGTTTTCCCACTCCAATATCATCAGTGTCTATTCCAAAAAAGGAACTTTAGCTTATCAAAAAGAAGGTTTGGACTCCGGCGATGATGACCTTGTAAAAGAAATTAAAAAACAAATAGAATTATAA
- the nirK gene encoding copper-containing nitrite reductase: MKKTFIIATVLSAFISLNSCKQNNSTSSENNSDTEKIKTDGSVEQQKSVAPPNVPAPVGDRVAKKVVVRLETIEKTGELADGTQYNFWTFNGTVPGSFIRARVGDEIELHLKNNENNTFPHNIDLHAVNGPGGGAEATFVAPGTEKVFNFKALNPGLYVYHCATAPVGMHIANGMYGLILIEPEGGLPKVDKEYYIMQGDFYTKGKFGDKGLQEFDMDKAISEHPEYVVFNGKTGALLGDGELQAKVGETVRFFVGNGGPNLTSSFHVIGEIFDRVYMEGGSKINENVQTTVIPPGGASIVEFKATVPGEYVIVDHAIFRAFNKGALGKIKVTGPDNPAVYKKNP, from the coding sequence ATGAAAAAGACATTCATCATCGCAACAGTTTTATCAGCTTTCATCAGTCTGAATTCCTGTAAACAAAACAATTCTACAAGCTCTGAAAATAATTCAGATACAGAAAAAATTAAAACAGACGGTTCCGTAGAACAGCAAAAATCTGTAGCACCGCCCAACGTGCCGGCTCCCGTTGGAGATCGTGTAGCAAAGAAAGTTGTCGTTCGTCTGGAAACTATCGAGAAGACCGGCGAATTGGCAGACGGTACGCAATATAATTTCTGGACTTTCAACGGAACGGTTCCGGGAAGTTTTATCCGTGCAAGGGTAGGCGATGAAATCGAACTTCACTTAAAAAATAATGAAAACAATACATTCCCTCACAACATCGACCTCCACGCTGTTAATGGTCCCGGTGGCGGTGCAGAAGCCACTTTCGTAGCGCCGGGAACGGAAAAAGTTTTCAATTTTAAAGCACTGAATCCCGGACTTTATGTTTACCATTGTGCCACAGCTCCTGTAGGAATGCACATTGCCAACGGAATGTACGGTCTCATCCTTATCGAACCGGAAGGCGGACTGCCAAAAGTGGACAAAGAATACTACATTATGCAGGGCGATTTCTACACCAAAGGGAAATTTGGTGACAAAGGTCTTCAGGAATTCGATATGGATAAAGCCATTTCAGAACATCCGGAATATGTTGTATTTAACGGAAAAACCGGAGCTCTTTTGGGCGATGGCGAATTGCAGGCAAAAGTAGGTGAAACTGTACGTTTTTTCGTAGGAAACGGTGGTCCGAACCTTACGTCTTCTTTCCACGTGATCGGGGAAATCTTCGACAGAGTGTATATGGAAGGCGGCAGCAAAATCAATGAAAATGTACAGACCACGGTTATTCCTCCTGGTGGAGCGTCTATTGTAGAGTTCAAAGCAACCGTTCCCGGTGAATATGTGATTGTTGACCACGCAATTTTCAGAGCTTTCAACAAAGGAGCTTTAGGCAAAATTAAAGTTACAGGACCGGATAATCCTGCAGTTTATAAAAAGAATCCATAA
- a CDS encoding RrF2 family transcriptional regulator yields MFSKTCEYAIRALIFIAQKSKDGSRIGIKDISSGIDSPEYFIAKILQDLSRKGFVQSAKGPNGGFYMDDANLEQSVADIVREIDGDKLFSGCGLGLKECSEDHPCPIHNDFKHIRQEIKTMLEESRIQLFVENLDLKLTFLKQ; encoded by the coding sequence ATGTTTTCTAAAACCTGTGAATACGCCATACGAGCCTTGATCTTTATTGCGCAGAAATCGAAAGATGGAAGTCGGATAGGCATCAAAGATATTTCATCGGGTATAGATTCTCCGGAATATTTCATTGCAAAAATACTTCAGGATCTCAGTAGAAAAGGTTTTGTGCAATCGGCAAAAGGACCCAACGGTGGTTTCTATATGGATGATGCCAATCTTGAACAGTCTGTAGCTGATATTGTGAGAGAAATAGATGGTGACAAACTATTTTCGGGTTGCGGTCTTGGTCTTAAAGAATGTTCGGAAGATCACCCTTGTCCTATCCATAATGATTTTAAACACATACGACAGGAAATAAAAACAATGTTGGAAGAATCTAGAATTCAACTTTTTGTAGAAAATCTGGATTTAAAACTGACATTCCTAAAACAATAA